The DNA segment CGCTCGCGCGCGCAGAGTGATGCCACAACCCTATTTCCAGGCTGTGACATTTTCAGCGGCAAAGGTCTCGAAAGCTCTGGCCGGAGTGCCGGTCAGATGCTCCACGGCCTTGGTGACATTACCCATCATGCCCAGCTTGACCACCCGACTGAGGCTGACCAGCATGGAGCGTTGCCACTCTCCAAGACCGCATTCGGTCTGAATTTTGATAAATTCTTCTTCGCTGATCGGTTGATAGAGTATGTCCTGTCCCACAGCTTTTCCAATCCTGTCAGCAACTTCTGCACCAGAAAGCCCTTCCGGGCCGGTCAAAGCATATGACCGATTCTCGTGTTCTCCAGGGTCAAGCAGCAGGGCAGCGGCGCAAGCAGCGACATCACGCACATCGATATAACTAACACAGGCGGCCTCCTCGGGCAGTGCCAGGACCCCGGAACGGACCATACCTGCCATACGCGAGGCAAAATTCTGCATGAAAGTATTGGGCCTCAAAATGGTGAAGGGAATACCGGAATCCTCCACGAACTGATCAACCATGCCGTGCTCCCGCCCCAGCCGCCAATGGGCATCGGACGAAGCCGCATACCCGGAAGACCGGACGATATATTCGATCCCCACCTGCTTGGCTGCCTGAACAGCCAGATGCCCGAATCGAGTCATGGTTTCGACCATGGGCAGGACTAAAAACATGCGCTGACACCCTTCCATGGCCCGAGCCAGAGAATCAGGGTCCTGAAAATCGAACAACCGGGCATCGACATCCAGCTCCTTCAGCGCCTTGGCCTTGTCGGGGTCATGGACTCCGGCAACCACTTCGGCCTGAGACACATGCAATGCGGCCAGCAAGGCCGCCCCTATATTGCCGGAAGCCCCGGCCACGAAAATCCTGCTCATGAGATACCCCGATCGCGTCTAAACAATGATATGAACTCGATATTGACAACCCAAAAAACTACACGAATCACTTCAAAAATCCAACCGTCATCATTTTTGGCTTCCATCGGCCTGCCCAAGCATAAAAATACCAAAAGTCGCAAATAAATTCGGTCGAAAAGTGATGATTCGCCCCTTGGTGTCATGGTGATGCGTGGCAATGGCCACTTCCTTGACAATGGGAACCCCCAGTCCATCGCAAAATCGACGAAAATCAGCGATGGGAATAACATGAATATTCGGGGAGTTGAACCATTCGTACGGCAGCTCTTTGGAGACTGGAGCACGTCCGGTAAAAAACATCTGAAAGCGGTTTTTGATGTGCGTAAAGTTCGGGAAAGAAACAATGCACCGTGTTCCGACACGGAGCATCTCCCGGATCAATTCCGCCGGATCATGAACCTGCTGCAATGTCTGGGAGAGAATGACATAATCGAAAGTATTGTTCGGATAGTCCTCGATCTCTTCGTAAATATCGCCGTGAATCACGGATAACCCCTTGGCGATGGCCTCGCCAGCGGCATCCTCGTCTCTCTCGATACCAGTACCACGGGTCTTTTTTGTTTTTCGAAGATGGTCAAGCAACGACCCGGAGCGACATCCGAGGTCAAGTACCTTGGCTCCGGGCTCTATCCACGAGGCTATGACCTGAAGATCAAACCGCATCATCACCTCCCGAGAGACACTCGGCCGAGACCCTGTCGAGGAATCCACCGATGAGTGCATTCAATCTGTCATTGGGTAAAAGAAAAGCATCATGTCCCCAAGGGGCTTCGATTTCGCAGAAACTGACGTCCAGACCGTTCTTCTTCATAGCTTTGACCATGGTCTTGGATTGATACGTCGGATAGAGCCAGTCCGAAGTGAAGGAGACCACGAGAAACCGACCTTGAGCACGCGAAAAGGCCGCCACCAGGGAACCATCTCCATACTGATTTTCCAGATTGAAATAATCGGCAGCCTTGGTTAGGTAGAGAAAAGAATTGGCATCGAACCGATCCACGAACTTGTTTCCCTGATACCGCAGATAGCTCTCCACCTGAAAGTCGGCCTCGAAGTCAAAAGAAAGTTCACACCGGTCCTGCAAGCGGCGATCAAATTTATGCCGCATGGATTCATCCGAAAGATAGGTGATATGCCCGACCATACGGGCCACAGCCAATCCATGCTCGGGACGCCCGGATTCGTAATAATCGCCCCCGTTCCATTTGGGGTCGGCCATGATTGCCTGTCGGGCCACTTCATTGAAAGCGATAGCTTGAGCCGAATGTTTGGTCGTTGTCGCCAATGGCACGGCCGCGCAAACCTTTTCCGGGTAGCGGACAGACCATTCCAGCACTTGCATCCCTCCCACGGAGCCGCCGATCACGGCCAGCAGGCGATCTATGCCAAGGGACTCGACCAAGCGCCGCTGGCAGCGCACCATATCGCCGATAGTAACCACGGGAAATTCCGCACCATATGGCTTTCCGGTTCTCGGATTGGCACAGGTTGGTCCGGTGGACCCCATGCATCCCCCGATCACATTGGAACAAATAACGAAATATCGATTTGTATCAATAGGTTTGCCCGGCCCGATCATGATCTCCCACCATCCGGGCTTGGGGTCATCCTCTCGGTACACTCCGGCCACATGAGAATCCCCGGTCAGGGCATGGCAGATCAGGATGGCATTGGATCCATCCTTGTTCAAGGTTCCGCACGTCTCATAGGCAAGACTGACCGGAGCCAGAGTTCTGCCACTTTCCAGGACCAGGCCGACACCAGCTTCGCCAAAGGTAAAGACCTGCCGCTGTACCGTGCCAACGGATTGACCGGTATCAAGTGTCTCTATGTATTCGCTCATTGTTGCAAAGAGTAATTCACCACCACTGCCCGGTCAATGACCGGAGACGGATTCCCCGCCAAAAAGCTTCCAACCCACCATGCCCCCGATGAGGTTGGAAACATCGGTATAGCCGCTCTGCGCGAGTTGCCGAACAACAAAGGGGGAACGATGTCCGGTCATGCAGACCACAACAACCGGAACAGTGGGATCGGGAGAGACCTGAGCCAGGTCAGCAAGTGTGGCAGGATAGGCAACATTGATCGCACCGGGGATATGAAACCAATCGAATTCAGCAGAGGTTCGAACGTCGATGATGACTGGAGGAGTTGTGTGCCTGATCTCTTTTGCGAGGGTCCAGGGGCTATGCGGCGACACACCAAATCCCAG comes from the Pseudodesulfovibrio piezophilus C1TLV30 genome and includes:
- a CDS encoding rhodanese-like domain-containing protein, translating into MRVIAFFFAVVVLLALWEGIWWLGFGVSPHSPWTLAKEIRHTTPPVIIDVRTSAEFDWFHIPGAINVAYPATLADLAQVSPDPTVPVVVVCMTGHRSPFVVRQLAQSGYTDVSNLIGGMVGWKLFGGESVSGH
- the metX gene encoding homoserine O-acetyltransferase MetX; its protein translation is MSEYIETLDTGQSVGTVQRQVFTFGEAGVGLVLESGRTLAPVSLAYETCGTLNKDGSNAILICHALTGDSHVAGVYREDDPKPGWWEIMIGPGKPIDTNRYFVICSNVIGGCMGSTGPTCANPRTGKPYGAEFPVVTIGDMVRCQRRLVESLGIDRLLAVIGGSVGGMQVLEWSVRYPEKVCAAVPLATTTKHSAQAIAFNEVARQAIMADPKWNGGDYYESGRPEHGLAVARMVGHITYLSDESMRHKFDRRLQDRCELSFDFEADFQVESYLRYQGNKFVDRFDANSFLYLTKAADYFNLENQYGDGSLVAAFSRAQGRFLVVSFTSDWLYPTYQSKTMVKAMKKNGLDVSFCEIEAPWGHDAFLLPNDRLNALIGGFLDRVSAECLSGGDDAV
- the metW gene encoding methionine biosynthesis protein MetW, whose translation is MRFDLQVIASWIEPGAKVLDLGCRSGSLLDHLRKTKKTRGTGIERDEDAAGEAIAKGLSVIHGDIYEEIEDYPNNTFDYVILSQTLQQVHDPAELIREMLRVGTRCIVSFPNFTHIKNRFQMFFTGRAPVSKELPYEWFNSPNIHVIPIADFRRFCDGLGVPIVKEVAIATHHHDTKGRIITFRPNLFATFGIFMLGQADGSQK
- a CDS encoding NmrA family NAD(P)-binding protein; protein product: MSRIFVAGASGNIGAALLAALHVSQAEVVAGVHDPDKAKALKELDVDARLFDFQDPDSLARAMEGCQRMFLVLPMVETMTRFGHLAVQAAKQVGIEYIVRSSGYAASSDAHWRLGREHGMVDQFVEDSGIPFTILRPNTFMQNFASRMAGMVRSGVLALPEEAACVSYIDVRDVAACAAALLLDPGEHENRSYALTGPEGLSGAEVADRIGKAVGQDILYQPISEEEFIKIQTECGLGEWQRSMLVSLSRVVKLGMMGNVTKAVEHLTGTPARAFETFAAENVTAWK